One Hyalangium minutum DNA segment encodes these proteins:
- a CDS encoding class I SAM-dependent methyltransferase — protein sequence MKTATDKNAVQRARSVKLLLEQVRTNVQRASEELGELTEGLPEEQGHHAQELSVALGHMQGESEAAVRRAHRLLCEVDPDAKAGDVAHLLGEALVVLLEAFPEQTTPAQRAAVRKAHHALKRGGIE from the coding sequence GTGAAGACTGCGACCGACAAGAATGCAGTGCAGCGCGCGCGATCTGTGAAGCTGCTTCTAGAGCAGGTGCGCACCAACGTGCAGCGTGCGAGTGAAGAGTTGGGAGAGCTCACCGAGGGCCTTCCGGAGGAACAAGGCCACCACGCACAGGAACTGAGCGTGGCCCTCGGACACATGCAGGGGGAGAGTGAGGCGGCAGTCCGGCGTGCTCACCGTTTGCTCTGCGAGGTGGACCCGGACGCGAAGGCGGGCGACGTGGCTCACCTGCTTGGAGAGGCGCTGGTGGTGCTGCTGGAGGCGTTCCCCGAGCAGACCACGCCTGCGCAGCGCGCGGCCGTCCGCAAGGCTCACCACGCGTTGAAGAGAGGAGGCATCGAATGA
- a CDS encoding RCC1 repeat-containing protein: protein MTVTVVVTNGSDVSTVKTFTLPATSCPTPSVAAGPHHSLALRRDGTVWAWGNNDNGQLGDESTTQRLSPVRVPGLTSVTALAAGGTHSLALRSDGSVWAWGNNGTGQLGDGSTINRPSPVQVPGLTSVTALAAGGRHSLALRSDGSVWAWGNNGTGQLGDGSTINRPSPVQVPGLTSVTALATGPEYSLALRSDGTVWAWGSNFYGQLGDGSTTQRRSPVQVIGLTSVTALAAGGTHSLALRSDGTVWAWGDNFYGQLGDGSTTRRIIPAQVPGFTSVTALAASDGHSMALRSDGTVWVWGSNDYGQFGDGSSSPFFGRASPAQVPNLTSVTALATGGRHSLALRSDGTVWAWGDNAFGQIGIGFSKRQAAPVQSAGLTDIIGLAAGDGHSLALRSDGTVWAWGDNAAGELGDGSTIDRPSPVQVPNLTSVTALAAGGSYSLALRSDGTVWAWGSNFYGQLGDGSSISRLSPVQVPNLTSVTALAAGGRHSLALRSNGTVWAWGYNGTGQLGDGSTIDRPSPVQVPGLTSVIALTAGFNHSVALRGGERTVWAWGNNDNGQLGDGSTTQRLSPVQVPSLTSVTALAAGYFHSLALRSNGTVWAWGDNSSGQLGDGSTTQRPAPVQVPNLTSVNALAAGGRHSLTLRSDGSVWAWGNNGTGQLGDGSTINRPSPVQVPGLTSVTALAAGGTHSLALRSDGSVWAWGNNGTGQLGDGSTINRPSPVQVPGLTSVVALTAGFNHSVALRGERTVWAWGDNTYGQIGNGAAAMMPLPVRALLP, encoded by the coding sequence GTGACAGTGACCGTTGTCGTCACCAACGGCAGCGATGTGTCCACTGTCAAGACGTTCACCCTCCCGGCCACGTCGTGCCCAACCCCCTCTGTGGCCGCAGGCCCCCATCACTCGCTGGCGCTGCGACGCGACGGCACCGTCTGGGCCTGGGGCAACAACGACAACGGCCAGCTCGGCGATGAGTCCACCACGCAGCGGCTCTCGCCGGTACGGGTGCCCGGCCTCACCAGCGTCACCGCATTGGCCGCAGGTGGTACCCACTCCTTGGCGCTGCGAAGCGACGGCAGCGTCTGGGCCTGGGGCAACAACGGCACCGGCCAACTCGGCGATGGGTCCACCATTAATCGACCCTCGCCGGTACAGGTGCCCGGCCTCACCAGCGTCACCGCCTTGGCCGCAGGTGGTCGCCACTCCTTGGCGCTGCGAAGCGACGGCAGCGTCTGGGCCTGGGGCAACAACGGCACCGGCCAACTCGGCGATGGGTCCACCATTAATCGACCCTCGCCGGTACAGGTGCCCGGCCTCACCAGCGTCACCGCCTTGGCCACAGGCCCCGAGTACTCGTTGGCGCTGCGGAGTGACGGCACCGTCTGGGCATGGGGATCCAACTTCTACGGCCAACTCGGCGATGGGTCCACCACGCAGCGGCGCTCGCCGGTACAGGTGATCGGCCTCACCAGCGTCACCGCCTTGGCCGCAGGTGGTACCCACTCCTTGGCGCTACGAAGCGACGGCACCGTCTGGGCCTGGGGCGACAACTTCTACGGCCAACTCGGCGATGGGTCCACCACCCGGCGGATCATTCCGGCTCAGGTGCCCGGCTTCACCAGCGTCACCGCCCTGGCCGCAAGTGATGGGCACTCGATGGCGCTGCGGAGCGACGGCACCGTCTGGGTCTGGGGATCCAACGACTACGGCCAATTCGGCGATGGGTCCTCCTCCCCTTTTTTTGGGAGGGCCTCGCCGGCACAGGTGCCCAACCTCACCAGCGTCACCGCCTTGGCCACAGGTGGTCGCCACTCCTTGGCGCTGCGAAGTGATGGCACCGTCTGGGCTTGGGGCGACAACGCCTTCGGCCAGATCGGTATTGGTTTCTCCAAGCGACAGGCAGCCCCTGTTCAATCAGCTGGGTTGACCGACATCATCGGCTTGGCCGCAGGTGATGGCCACTCCTTGGCGCTGCGGAGCGATGGCACCGTCTGGGCCTGGGGCGACAACGCCGCCGGCGAACTCGGCGATGGGTCCACCATTGATCGGCCTTCGCCGGTACAGGTGCCCAACCTCACCAGCGTCACCGCCTTGGCCGCAGGTGGTAGCTACTCCTTGGCGCTGCGGAGCGACGGCACCGTCTGGGCCTGGGGATCCAACTTCTACGGCCAACTCGGCGATGGGTCCTCCATTAGTCGGCTCTCGCCGGTCCAGGTGCCCAACCTCACCAGCGTCACCGCCTTGGCCGCAGGTGGTCGCCACTCCTTGGCGCTGCGAAGCAACGGCACCGTCTGGGCCTGGGGCTACAACGGCACCGGCCAACTCGGCGATGGGTCCACCATTGATCGGCCTTCGCCGGTACAGGTGCCCGGCCTCACCAGCGTCATCGCCCTGACCGCAGGCTTCAACCACTCGGTGGCGCTGCGTGGTGGCGAGCGCACCGTCTGGGCCTGGGGCAACAACGACAACGGCCAGCTCGGCGATGGGTCCACCACGCAGCGGCTCTCGCCGGTCCAGGTGCCCAGCCTCACCAGCGTCACCGCATTGGCCGCAGGCTACTTCCACTCCTTGGCGCTGCGGAGCAACGGCACCGTCTGGGCCTGGGGCGACAACTCCTCCGGCCAACTCGGCGATGGGTCTACCACTCAGCGGCCCGCGCCGGTGCAGGTGCCCAACCTCACCAGCGTCAACGCCTTGGCCGCAGGTGGTCGCCACTCCTTGACGCTGCGAAGCGACGGCAGCGTCTGGGCCTGGGGCAACAACGGCACCGGCCAACTCGGCGATGGGTCCACCATTAATCGACCCTCGCCGGTACAGGTGCCCGGCCTCACCAGCGTCACCGCATTGGCCGCAGGTGGTACCCACTCCTTGGCGCTGCGAAGCGACGGCAGCGTCTGGGCCTGGGGCAACAACGGCACCGGCCAACTCGGCGATGGGTCCACCATTAATCGACCCTCGCCGGTACAGGTGCCCGGCCTCACCAGCGTTGTCGCCCTGACCGCAGGCTTTAACCACTCGGTGGCGCTGCGTGGCGAGCGCACCGTCTGGGCATGGGGCGACAACACCTACGGCCAAATCGGCAATGGGGCGGCAGCGATGATGCCCCTACCCGTCCGAGCACTGCTTCCCTGA
- a CDS encoding YodC family protein: MATGSTTGRFEVGDIVKLKSGGPEMTVEETYDDYDSCKCQWFAGKKLETGSFPYASLERAPVKAPIPAPGTGRAGA; encoded by the coding sequence ATGGCAACGGGAAGCACCACGGGGCGGTTTGAGGTCGGCGACATCGTGAAGCTCAAGAGCGGCGGCCCGGAGATGACAGTGGAGGAAACGTATGACGACTACGACTCGTGCAAGTGCCAGTGGTTTGCTGGCAAGAAGCTGGAGACCGGTAGCTTCCCGTATGCCTCGCTGGAACGCGCTCCAGTGAAGGCGCCGATCCCGGCACCCGGCACTGGCAGGGCGGGCGCGTGA
- a CDS encoding DUF6953 family protein yields the protein MTPAEVADWMLAHLHRDGCVYQDDVVDMLARHGADVLLRENADGNLVLSKPVLDAFMKVSPETVVWIKPERYWRWRVAEDEPGREQRG from the coding sequence GTGACACCCGCCGAGGTGGCCGACTGGATGCTGGCTCATCTCCATCGCGACGGCTGCGTCTACCAAGACGACGTCGTCGACATGCTCGCGAGACACGGCGCAGACGTCTTGCTGCGCGAGAATGCCGACGGCAACCTAGTCCTGAGCAAACCGGTCCTCGACGCTTTCATGAAGGTCTCGCCCGAGACGGTTGTGTGGATCAAGCCAGAGCGCTACTGGCGATGGCGTGTTGCCGAAGATGAGCCTGGCCGCGAACAACGCGGCTGA
- a CDS encoding recombinase family protein has translation MKPLTPPPGVTVCRCYRRVSSDEQDPEVQRARMQAFCDERGWFPVWYVEVAKGTKNDRAEFLRAVGDAMAGMEQQPQAFLVWALDRFGRDQAFMLLQIQSLEAAGVTCASIAEKWLEEDDDNKPILLGVTSGMAATELKRLRRRSKEGQDHARAQGKHIGRPFKNLALLQEAARLVVSGECSIRKAAQQVSRGLPKVPEQPGGLCRISAASLRRFLNGTWEGQGGPAKPLEHPRRRAGRPQNPSAQDR, from the coding sequence ATGAAGCCCCTCACCCCTCCACCCGGCGTCACTGTGTGCCGCTGCTACCGCCGGGTCTCCTCGGATGAGCAGGACCCCGAGGTGCAGCGCGCGCGCATGCAGGCCTTCTGCGATGAGCGCGGGTGGTTCCCTGTCTGGTACGTCGAGGTAGCCAAGGGCACCAAGAACGACCGTGCCGAGTTCCTGCGCGCGGTGGGCGATGCGATGGCGGGCATGGAGCAGCAACCGCAGGCGTTCCTGGTCTGGGCGCTGGACCGGTTCGGCCGTGACCAGGCGTTCATGCTGCTCCAGATCCAGAGCCTGGAGGCGGCTGGCGTGACGTGCGCCTCCATCGCGGAGAAGTGGCTAGAGGAGGACGACGACAACAAGCCCATCCTGCTGGGAGTCACGAGCGGCATGGCGGCCACAGAGCTGAAGCGGCTCCGTCGCCGGTCGAAGGAAGGGCAGGACCACGCGCGCGCCCAGGGGAAGCACATCGGCCGGCCGTTCAAGAACTTGGCGCTGCTGCAGGAGGCGGCGCGGCTGGTGGTCAGCGGGGAGTGCTCCATCCGCAAGGCCGCGCAGCAGGTGAGTCGGGGACTGCCGAAGGTTCCGGAGCAGCCTGGGGGCCTATGCCGTATCTCGGCAGCCTCTCTGCGCCGCTTTTTGAACGGCACCTGGGAGGGCCAGGGTGGCCCCGCCAAGCCACTTGAGCACCCGCGAAGACGTGCAGGCCGTCCGCAGAATCCAAGCGCTCAGGATCGTTGA
- a CDS encoding helix-turn-helix domain-containing protein codes for MTGAEAAELRKTLGYTQGQLAQLLGTSTPTVSRSEAAREVPEEHAAALRRLPPAPKSEGVRGAYLKRPAPPPVPRKATAPRPAPKARPVQLQAPALAAPKPVDPRPTLPTAPAERVWEAEEIGALLLEVPEASSPLRDRWLRAKEGRQAALIRILASGRRPCPR; via the coding sequence ATGACGGGGGCGGAAGCTGCCGAGCTGCGCAAGACCCTCGGCTACACACAGGGCCAACTGGCTCAACTGCTGGGCACCTCCACACCCACGGTGAGCAGGAGCGAAGCGGCCCGAGAGGTACCGGAGGAACATGCCGCAGCCCTCCGGAGGCTGCCTCCCGCGCCCAAGAGTGAAGGGGTGCGCGGGGCGTACCTGAAGAGGCCCGCGCCGCCTCCGGTGCCGCGCAAGGCCACCGCGCCACGCCCAGCGCCCAAGGCGAGGCCCGTACAGCTGCAGGCACCAGCCCTGGCAGCACCCAAGCCTGTGGATCCGAGGCCAACGTTGCCCACCGCGCCGGCCGAGCGTGTGTGGGAGGCCGAGGAGATCGGCGCGCTGCTGCTCGAAGTGCCTGAGGCCTCAAGCCCACTTCGGGACCGGTGGTTGAGGGCGAAGGAGGGCCGCCAGGCGGCACTCATCCGGATCCTGGCAAGCGGGAGGCGCCCATGCCCTCGGTGA
- a CDS encoding DNA adenine methylase, which yields MTAILRAPFPWFGGKARAASIIWQALGNVPNYVEPFAGSLAVLLARPHLPGVETVNDIDTYLANFWRAVAVDPEGVAAHADWPVNEADLHAWHKWLTHGPPDEAAALRAAAAQARAALGAGSMELATSILDKALSETRRPLGPDFRERMRTDPNFFDCEVAGRWVWGISQWIGDGWCTNPEWEGRAHPGNGLRGIHGRRASEGPEAVRAWFRALGERLRRVRVYCGDWARVLTPSATVQLGVTGVLLDPPYDEEEDVYNEAAAQVSRAVREWALANGDNPKLRIALCGYEGEHTMPPTWRCVAWEASGGYAAARGSKENSKRERVWLSPHCLKAAQADLFEAGRAAP from the coding sequence GTGACGGCCATTCTTCGTGCCCCCTTCCCGTGGTTCGGGGGCAAGGCCCGCGCCGCCAGCATCATCTGGCAGGCGCTGGGCAACGTGCCCAACTACGTGGAGCCCTTTGCCGGCAGCCTCGCGGTTCTGCTGGCCCGGCCGCACCTGCCGGGCGTGGAAACAGTGAACGACATCGACACGTACCTGGCCAACTTCTGGCGGGCCGTGGCCGTGGATCCGGAAGGAGTGGCCGCGCACGCGGACTGGCCCGTGAACGAAGCGGACCTGCACGCCTGGCACAAGTGGCTCACCCACGGCCCGCCAGACGAGGCGGCCGCGCTCCGCGCAGCTGCTGCCCAAGCTCGGGCCGCGCTGGGTGCCGGGAGCATGGAACTCGCCACGAGCATTCTGGACAAGGCCCTCAGCGAGACGCGGCGGCCACTGGGCCCAGACTTTCGCGAGCGCATGCGGACGGACCCGAACTTCTTCGACTGCGAGGTAGCGGGCCGGTGGGTCTGGGGAATCTCCCAGTGGATCGGAGACGGCTGGTGCACCAACCCCGAGTGGGAAGGCCGGGCCCACCCGGGCAACGGGCTGCGTGGCATTCACGGGCGGCGGGCCTCGGAGGGGCCGGAGGCAGTACGCGCCTGGTTTCGCGCGCTCGGAGAGAGGCTCCGCAGGGTGCGCGTGTACTGCGGCGACTGGGCCCGCGTGCTGACACCTTCCGCGACGGTGCAGCTTGGCGTGACGGGCGTGCTGCTGGACCCGCCGTATGACGAAGAAGAGGACGTCTACAACGAGGCGGCGGCGCAAGTTTCTCGGGCGGTGCGCGAATGGGCCCTGGCGAACGGGGACAACCCGAAGCTGCGCATAGCCCTGTGCGGCTACGAGGGTGAGCACACCATGCCGCCCACCTGGCGATGCGTGGCCTGGGAAGCCTCCGGCGGGTACGCGGCCGCGCGTGGCAGCAAGGAGAACTCGAAGCGTGAGCGGGTGTGGCTCTCGCCACACTGCCTCAAGGCCGCGCAGGCGGACCTATTCGAGGCTGGGAGGGCCGCGCCATGA
- a CDS encoding DUF962 domain-containing protein encodes MLNPRLQALFDDYFSSHQHPINRLTHKVAIPVIVLHIVAMLDWVKLFSFPGLPGGDLTLGIVAWLLATLWYLRADVKLGLIVSVAMALCFPLGRMMPVWSVVAIAVGGWLIQLAGHAVWEKKSPSFLTNMVHALIGPMFFVALITGDYAIKSQPMDASASRA; translated from the coding sequence ATGCTCAACCCCCGCCTGCAGGCCCTCTTCGACGACTACTTCTCCTCTCACCAGCACCCCATCAACCGGCTGACCCACAAGGTCGCCATCCCCGTCATCGTCCTGCACATCGTCGCCATGCTGGACTGGGTCAAGCTCTTCAGCTTCCCCGGGCTCCCCGGCGGCGACCTTACCCTCGGCATCGTCGCGTGGCTGCTCGCCACCCTCTGGTACCTGCGCGCCGATGTGAAGCTGGGCCTCATCGTCTCCGTCGCCATGGCCCTGTGCTTCCCCCTCGGCCGCATGATGCCTGTCTGGTCCGTGGTCGCCATCGCCGTGGGCGGCTGGCTCATCCAGCTCGCTGGCCACGCCGTCTGGGAGAAGAAGTCGCCTTCCTTCCTCACCAACATGGTCCACGCCCTCATCGGGCCCATGTTCTTCGTCGCCCTCATCACCGGCGACTACGCCATCAAGTCCCAGCCGATGGACGCCTCCGCCTCGCGGGCCTGA